In Rhodomicrobium lacus, the following proteins share a genomic window:
- the radA gene encoding DNA repair protein RadA has translation MSKGAADYVCQSCGAVSPKWQGKCPACGDWNTLVQEAAAVSAPGGVGLKAKRRAKACAVESLDAEGRDVRRISSGIGELDRAVGDGFAQGSAVLLSGEPGIGKSTLLLQAAAAIAEQGHGSLYFSGEEATDQIRLRAHRLGLAKAPLGLVAETCVERILATIEQGAPPDFVVIDSIQTLWTESIESAPGTVSQVRASMQALIALAKTKGPVIVVVGHVTKDGQIAGPKVIEHMVDTVLTFEGEGAHNLRLLRATKNRFGASNEIGVFDMHGDGLREVSNPSELFLSLDHCDAAGSAIFAGIEGTRPILVEVQALLAPSPYAAPRRAVVGWDTNRLAMILAVLEARCGVKIGPQDVYLNVAGGLRITEPAADMAVAAALLSAFTGIALPRDAVYFGEVGLSGALRPVQQTGVRLKEAQKLGFRQAYLPSAGEISSSGLAVKLTRLPQLKDLATLFA, from the coding sequence ATGAGTAAGGGCGCGGCGGATTACGTCTGCCAGTCCTGCGGAGCGGTGTCGCCGAAGTGGCAGGGCAAATGCCCCGCCTGCGGCGACTGGAATACGCTTGTGCAGGAAGCCGCAGCCGTGTCCGCGCCCGGCGGCGTCGGACTGAAGGCGAAGCGGCGCGCGAAAGCATGTGCCGTCGAAAGCCTCGATGCGGAAGGCCGCGACGTACGCCGCATCTCATCGGGCATCGGCGAACTCGACCGCGCCGTCGGCGACGGCTTCGCGCAAGGATCGGCGGTGCTTCTTTCGGGCGAGCCGGGCATCGGCAAATCCACACTCCTGTTGCAGGCCGCCGCTGCCATCGCCGAACAGGGCCACGGCTCGCTCTACTTTTCCGGCGAAGAGGCGACCGACCAGATCCGCCTGCGCGCCCACCGCCTGGGGCTCGCGAAAGCACCGCTCGGCCTCGTGGCGGAAACTTGCGTCGAACGCATCCTCGCCACCATCGAGCAGGGCGCGCCCCCGGATTTCGTGGTGATCGACTCGATCCAGACGCTCTGGACCGAGAGCATCGAATCCGCGCCCGGCACCGTCAGCCAGGTGCGCGCGAGCATGCAGGCGCTGATCGCGCTGGCGAAGACGAAGGGGCCCGTGATCGTCGTCGTCGGCCACGTCACGAAGGACGGCCAGATCGCCGGGCCCAAGGTGATCGAGCACATGGTCGACACCGTTCTCACCTTCGAGGGCGAGGGTGCGCACAATCTCCGCCTTCTTCGCGCGACCAAGAACCGATTCGGCGCCTCGAACGAGATCGGCGTCTTCGATATGCATGGCGACGGCCTTCGCGAGGTGTCGAACCCATCCGAGCTGTTCCTGAGCCTCGATCACTGCGACGCGGCGGGAAGCGCGATCTTCGCCGGGATCGAGGGCACCCGTCCTATCCTCGTCGAGGTGCAGGCATTGCTCGCGCCCTCGCCCTACGCCGCGCCGCGCCGCGCCGTCGTCGGCTGGGACACGAACCGCCTCGCGATGATCCTCGCCGTGCTCGAAGCGCGCTGCGGCGTCAAGATCGGCCCTCAGGACGTTTACCTGAACGTCGCAGGCGGCCTCCGCATCACCGAACCCGCCGCCGACATGGCCGTTGCCGCCGCGCTTCTGTCGGCATTTACCGGCATTGCCTTGCCCCGCGACGCGGTGTATTTCGGCGAGGTCGGATTGTCCGGGGCGCTGCGACCCGTGCAGCAGACGGGGGTCCGATTGAAGGAGGCGCAGAAGCTCGGCTTTCGCCAGGCTTACCTGCCGTCGGCGGGAGAAATCTCCTCAAGCGGTCTTGCCGTCAAATTAACCCGCCTGCCGCAATTGAAAGATTTGGCTACTCTTTTCGCGTAA
- the alr gene encoding alanine racemase, translating to MVATGMDTAFSEAVERALAEAPASANGVLIIRLPALRRNYRRAAEASLKAETAAVVKADAYGLGIQPVLSALQKETARTFFVATLDEALALRALANDAMIYTLNGLLPGTSAVYREARLRPVLNSLAEVEEWSAYCREHDTRLPAAIQFDTGMCRVGLEPEAADALAARPELLQPFRPAVLVSHLVHADEPMHPFNEVQFKRFEAVTSLFPGIAKSLVNSAGCLLRRKYHLDLARPGIAIYGGNPQKLEPSQFEPVVWLFGRIVQVRHGEKGFTVGYGATETLKRDSRIATVGVGYADGYFRALSSSDEKPGAVGHIGEHALPLLGRVSMDLTTFDATDVPEALLHRGGFIELLGGKTTVDDLARITGTIGYEVLTSLGRRYHRVYVDE from the coding sequence ATGGTTGCGACGGGCATGGACACGGCATTTTCAGAGGCGGTCGAGCGGGCGCTCGCCGAGGCCCCGGCCTCCGCCAACGGTGTACTGATCATCAGGCTTCCGGCGCTTCGGCGAAACTATCGCCGCGCGGCCGAGGCTTCGCTCAAGGCCGAGACGGCGGCCGTGGTGAAGGCCGACGCTTATGGCCTTGGCATTCAGCCTGTTCTGTCGGCGCTGCAGAAGGAAACGGCCCGCACTTTCTTCGTCGCGACGCTCGACGAGGCGCTCGCTCTGCGCGCCCTCGCGAACGACGCCATGATCTACACCCTGAACGGGCTCCTGCCGGGCACGTCCGCTGTCTACCGCGAAGCCAGGCTTCGCCCGGTGCTGAATAGCCTCGCCGAGGTCGAGGAATGGTCCGCCTACTGTCGAGAGCACGATACGCGGCTTCCCGCCGCGATCCAGTTCGACACCGGCATGTGCCGCGTCGGCCTCGAACCGGAGGCCGCCGATGCGCTGGCCGCCAGGCCGGAGCTCTTGCAGCCGTTCCGCCCCGCCGTGCTCGTGAGCCATCTTGTGCACGCGGACGAACCGATGCACCCGTTCAATGAGGTTCAATTCAAGCGCTTCGAGGCGGTGACGTCGCTTTTTCCCGGCATCGCGAAGAGCCTCGTCAATTCGGCGGGCTGCCTGCTCCGCCGCAAATATCATCTGGACCTCGCCAGGCCCGGCATCGCGATCTATGGCGGCAATCCGCAGAAGCTGGAGCCGTCGCAGTTCGAGCCGGTCGTCTGGCTGTTCGGTCGTATCGTGCAGGTGCGGCATGGCGAAAAGGGGTTCACCGTCGGCTATGGCGCGACAGAGACGCTGAAGCGCGACAGCCGTATCGCCACCGTCGGCGTCGGTTATGCGGACGGCTATTTCCGCGCGCTTTCCTCGTCCGACGAGAAGCCGGGTGCGGTTGGCCATATCGGCGAACACGCGCTTCCACTTCTCGGCCGCGTATCCATGGACCTCACGACCTTCGACGCGACGGATGTGCCGGAGGCGCTCTTGCATCGCGGCGGCTTCATCGAATTGCTTGGCGGAAAGACCACGGTGGACGACCTCGCGCGGATCACGGGCACCATCGGTTACGAAGTGCTGACCTCGCTCGGGCGGCGCTACCACCGCGTCTATGTCGATGAGTAA
- a CDS encoding replicative DNA helicase: MRRSPALSAVPARSALAESIESLPFRQAPHNIEAEQALLGAVLINNESFDRVSGFLEPNHFFEPLHGRLFEVMGKLIQAGKHASPITLKTFFDNEPPIGEITVAQYLGRLAAAATTIINAQAYGRTIYDLAVRRELILIGEDMVNVAYDSPIEQPPERQIEEAEQRLYDLADKGKYGSGFMSFGDATIEAVEMAARAYERDGGLSGLSSGLTDLDKMMGGLQNSDLLVLAGRPSMGKTALATNIAFNVAKAYRTRQKDDGTTEAVDGAVVGFFSLEMSSEQLATRILAEQAQIPSEKIRRGNISDVEFQRLQQAAMELQTLPLFIDHTGGISIAQLAARARRLKRQKGLGLIIVDYLQLLTGSAKRSQEGRVQEVSEITVGLKALAKELAVPIIALSQLSRQVENRDDKRPQLSDLRESGSIEQDADVVMFVFREEYYVSRKEPSLTKVEEHQKWQDEMDQVQGLAEVIIGKQRHGPTGTVRLQFQSDITRFGDLADDRRVPERYE; encoded by the coding sequence ATGAGACGCTCCCCCGCCCTTTCCGCCGTTCCTGCCAGGTCCGCCCTGGCGGAAAGCATCGAATCCCTGCCGTTCCGGCAGGCTCCGCATAACATCGAGGCCGAGCAGGCGCTGCTCGGCGCGGTGCTGATCAACAACGAATCGTTCGACCGCGTGTCCGGCTTTCTTGAGCCGAATCATTTCTTCGAGCCGCTCCATGGCCGCCTGTTCGAGGTCATGGGCAAGCTCATTCAGGCGGGCAAGCACGCCTCCCCGATCACGCTGAAGACCTTTTTCGACAACGAGCCGCCCATCGGCGAAATCACGGTCGCGCAATATCTCGGCCGCCTCGCCGCCGCCGCCACCACCATCATCAACGCGCAGGCCTATGGCCGCACGATCTACGATCTCGCCGTGCGCCGCGAACTCATCCTCATCGGCGAGGACATGGTGAATGTCGCTTACGATTCGCCCATCGAGCAGCCGCCGGAGCGCCAGATCGAGGAGGCCGAGCAGCGGCTCTACGATCTCGCCGACAAGGGCAAGTACGGCTCCGGCTTCATGTCCTTCGGCGATGCGACCATCGAAGCGGTCGAGATGGCGGCGCGCGCCTATGAGCGCGATGGCGGCCTGTCGGGCCTCTCCTCCGGTCTGACCGACCTCGACAAGATGATGGGCGGCCTGCAAAATTCCGACCTGCTCGTGCTCGCGGGCCGCCCGTCGATGGGCAAGACGGCTCTCGCCACCAACATCGCCTTCAACGTCGCGAAGGCCTATCGCACGCGCCAGAAGGATGACGGCACCACCGAGGCTGTCGATGGCGCGGTCGTCGGCTTCTTCTCACTCGAAATGTCGTCCGAACAGCTTGCGACGCGTATTCTTGCCGAGCAGGCGCAGATCCCGTCCGAGAAGATCCGGCGCGGCAACATCTCCGACGTGGAGTTCCAGCGCCTCCAGCAGGCCGCGATGGAACTTCAGACGCTGCCGCTGTTCATCGACCACACGGGCGGCATTTCAATCGCGCAGCTTGCGGCGCGCGCGCGTCGCCTGAAGCGCCAGAAGGGCCTCGGCCTCATCATCGTCGACTACCTCCAGCTTCTGACGGGCTCCGCGAAGCGCTCGCAGGAAGGCCGCGTGCAGGAAGTTTCAGAAATCACGGTCGGCCTGAAGGCGCTGGCGAAGGAACTCGCGGTGCCGATCATCGCGTTGTCCCAGCTCTCGCGTCAGGTGGAAAACCGTGACGACAAGCGCCCGCAACTGTCAGACCTGCGCGAATCGGGCTCGATCGAACAGGATGCCGACGTCGTGATGTTCGTCTTCCGCGAAGAGTATTATGTTTCGCGGAAGGAGCCTTCGCTGACGAAGGTGGAAGAGCACCAGAAATGGCAGGATGAGATGGATCAGGTGCAGGGCCTCGCCGAGGTGATCATCGGCAAGCAGCGTCACGGTCCCACGGGCACGGTGCGGCTGCAATTCCAGTCCGACATCACGCGCTTCGGCGATCTCGCCGACGACCGCCGCGTACCCGAGCGGTACGAATAG
- a CDS encoding DUF2147 domain-containing protein: MIKGQRIRAIAGACALAVALPLSAHAAAEDAIGTWRDADSGGIVSVYSCGGGICVKVVKPGKGREKDDANPNPQLKGRSMAGVVLMNGATKAGSDKWKGKLYNSEDGETYTGYVTSVSKDEVKLEGCVAGGLICKSRTWKRVQ; this comes from the coding sequence ATGATCAAGGGACAGCGCATTCGCGCCATAGCGGGCGCTTGCGCGCTTGCCGTCGCATTGCCGCTTTCGGCCCATGCCGCCGCTGAAGACGCCATCGGCACATGGCGCGATGCGGATTCTGGCGGCATCGTTTCGGTATATTCCTGTGGCGGCGGCATCTGCGTGAAGGTCGTCAAGCCGGGCAAGGGCCGTGAGAAGGACGACGCAAACCCCAATCCGCAGCTCAAGGGACGCTCCATGGCGGGCGTCGTGCTTATGAACGGCGCGACGAAGGCCGGCTCGGACAAGTGGAAGGGCAAGCTCTACAACAGCGAGGACGGCGAGACCTACACCGGATATGTGACATCCGTGAGCAAGGATGAAGTGAAGCTTGAAGGCTGCGTGGCGGGTGGACTGATCTGCAAATCGCGGACCTGGAAACGCGTGCAGTAG
- a CDS encoding SLC13 family permease — translation MTADLAAVLALLAITVAMFSLNRPRMDAVALIMMTALPLTGVITMNEALAGFSDPNVILIAALFVIGEGLVRTGVAQRLGDSLAKSAGRNETRMIALLMVIVAGVGAFMSSTGVVAIFIPVVLRIAQNSGVAPGRLLMPLSMAALISGMMTLVATAPNLVVNSELARHGHEGFGFFAFTPFGLPILILAVGYMVFARRWLVSRMDANRKATMLPRFATWVSEYSLAGRGHRLAITEGSPLAGKRIDELRLRATAGVDIIAIERRKYFNRQTLKPSADVQLESGDILFVATAPASDIAAFAHKNALTILPIEGRDFADRSHAVGMAELIVPATSKLIGKTIVQAAIRTHYGLSVVGLKRGKKAFAGNLRDEPLKLGDTLLVAGPWHAIELLRSPADDLVILKVAAEIDEQVPAAMRAPFSLGVLALVVAAMMTGIVPNVQAALMGCLLLGLFRCVDMNAAYRSIHWQTLVVIVGMLPFSLALQKTGGIDLASGLLIDALGNAQPHVMLAALFAATAALGLFISNTATAVLMAPVALSVAAQLGASPYPFVMTVALAASAAFMTPVSSPVNTLVVGPGNYTFLDFVRVGVPFTLAVMVTVVILVPLVFPFQAEALVAAQ, via the coding sequence ATGACCGCCGATCTGGCCGCGGTGCTGGCGTTACTCGCCATCACCGTGGCGATGTTCAGCCTCAATCGTCCCAGAATGGACGCCGTAGCGCTTATCATGATGACGGCCCTGCCGCTGACGGGCGTCATAACGATGAACGAGGCGCTGGCCGGATTCAGCGACCCTAACGTCATCCTCATCGCGGCGCTTTTCGTGATCGGCGAAGGGCTCGTGCGCACGGGCGTCGCCCAGCGACTCGGCGATTCGCTCGCGAAAAGCGCGGGGCGGAACGAGACACGCATGATCGCTCTCCTGATGGTCATCGTGGCCGGCGTCGGCGCTTTCATGAGTTCGACCGGCGTCGTCGCGATCTTCATTCCCGTCGTCCTGCGCATCGCGCAGAATTCGGGCGTGGCGCCGGGGCGCCTGCTGATGCCCCTCAGCATGGCCGCGCTCATCAGCGGCATGATGACACTCGTGGCGACCGCGCCGAACCTCGTCGTCAACAGCGAACTCGCGCGGCACGGTCATGAGGGCTTCGGTTTCTTCGCCTTCACGCCCTTCGGCCTGCCCATCCTCATTCTGGCGGTGGGCTACATGGTCTTCGCGCGGCGCTGGCTCGTCTCCCGCATGGACGCGAACCGAAAGGCGACGATGCTTCCCCGCTTCGCGACCTGGGTAAGCGAATACAGCCTTGCCGGACGCGGGCACCGGCTCGCGATCACGGAAGGCTCGCCCCTCGCGGGCAAGCGCATCGACGAGCTTCGCCTGCGCGCAACCGCGGGCGTCGACATCATTGCCATCGAAAGGCGCAAGTATTTCAACCGGCAGACCTTGAAGCCCTCCGCGGACGTGCAGCTCGAATCGGGCGACATCCTTTTCGTCGCGACCGCCCCCGCCTCCGACATTGCGGCGTTCGCCCATAAAAATGCGCTGACGATCCTGCCGATCGAAGGCCGCGACTTCGCCGACCGGTCGCATGCGGTGGGCATGGCCGAGCTTATCGTCCCGGCCACATCGAAGCTCATCGGCAAGACCATCGTCCAGGCGGCGATCCGCACGCATTACGGCCTGTCTGTGGTCGGGCTCAAGCGAGGCAAGAAGGCGTTTGCCGGTAATCTTCGCGACGAGCCTCTGAAACTCGGGGACACGCTGCTCGTGGCCGGACCATGGCACGCGATCGAGCTTCTCCGGTCACCGGCTGACGATCTCGTCATTCTGAAGGTGGCCGCCGAAATCGACGAGCAGGTGCCGGCCGCGATGCGCGCGCCTTTCTCTCTCGGTGTCCTCGCCCTCGTCGTGGCCGCGATGATGACGGGAATTGTGCCGAACGTGCAGGCGGCGCTGATGGGCTGTCTTCTTCTCGGACTGTTTCGCTGCGTGGACATGAACGCCGCCTATCGTTCGATCCACTGGCAGACCCTTGTCGTCATCGTCGGGATGCTGCCCTTCTCGCTTGCGCTTCAGAAGACCGGCGGAATCGACCTCGCTTCCGGCTTGCTGATCGACGCGCTCGGCAACGCGCAACCGCATGTGATGCTGGCGGCGCTTTTCGCCGCGACCGCTGCGCTCGGGCTCTTCATATCGAACACCGCGACGGCGGTGCTGATGGCACCTGTCGCGTTGTCCGTTGCGGCGCAGCTTGGCGCGTCGCCCTATCCCTTCGTCATGACCGTGGCGCTTGCCGCATCGGCGGCGTTCATGACCCCAGTGTCGTCGCCGGTGAACACGCTGGTGGTCGGTCCCGGCAACTACACTTTCCTCGATTTCGTGCGGGTGGGCGTGCCCTTTACCCTCGCCGTCATGGTGACGGTGGTGATCCTCGTGCCGCTCGTGTTTCCGTTTCAGGCCGAGGCGCTGGTGGCGGCGCAATAA